CGGTTGTCAACGTCACCGCTGAGTTTCTGGCCCTGATCCTTGCTGTCATAACCGTTGAAATCGAAGTTCAGGGACTGATCTTCGTTGATCGGCAAGGTGTAGTTCAGGTTGATGTATTTCTTTTTGTAGTTGTCTTCAACGTCGGAAGCCGCTATGCCGGCTACGAAATTGTCGGTGAACTGGTAGGTTGCGCCAGCAATGTCAGCGGATTTCAGGCCGGTACCATTGATGCTGTCGTGCCCCATGTGGTTCTGTCCGCTGATAGCGGTGAAGTGACCAGCGCTGAGTTCCAGGCCTTTGATTTCCTTGCTGGTGATCAAAGTGCCGGTAGCAACTTCTGGCAGCAAGCGGCTGTCGTCAGTGGAGAGGACAGGACTGGCAACGTATTGGCTACCATATTTCAGAACTGTGTCGGACAGACGGAACTTGACCGCGCCGCCAGCGATGGATTGGGTGTCTTCCGGACGGCCATCGCTGTCGGAACCGAACATGCCATTACCTGTGCGGCCACGGCCGCTGTCCAGTTTGACCATCCCATTGGCCAGAGCGTCTATACCGAAACCAACAGTACCCTGGGTAAAGCCAGACTCGTACGTCGCGCGAGCGGCCAGGCCGGTCTCTTCACGGTAGCTTTGAGTGGTACTGGCGTTGTTCTTGAAATCACGGTTCATGTACAGGGCACGGGTCAGAACTTTCAAGCTCTGATCTTCAAAAAAGCCCTTGGACTCCTCTTGAGAGGACGCCACTGCGAACTGCGAAACGCTGGCCGATACAGCCAGTGCGATCATGCTCCACTTCATCACGCGCATCGTGATTTGCTCCTTTGGTTTTTAGAAGAGTACTGCCGTCCCACCTGTTTTTTTATCTGGGCGGCTCTTTCTTTTTGTGTCGGCGCAAACTTATATCACGACGACATTATTGGCGATACTTGCCCATTCAACCTTTCAGCTTCTTTACGACCATGTCGCCAATGGCTCGATCCATGTCGTATTTCAGCTGTTCCGACGCAACCGTATTCACAACTTTAATGTTGTTTTTTCTTTCCGGCATCGGTGTAAAGAGTCCGTCATTACCGCGCTTGAAGCTCCTGAGGGCAGCCTTGCCACTTTTAATTTGTATGTCGGCAGGTTCCCGCGTCCGGCGGAACCTTTGGACAGTGCGGGGATGAATGCAACAAGCATGCTCAAACCCGAATTTCGTTTACATTTTTTTCACATTTTATCGTTTGACGCGGTGAAACCTCATGAAACCGGGCTCCAAAGGCCTTGTTTTAAATAGGGTTGACTCGTGTGCGGCTCTCGTGTTTGACGCCGACAAACGTGGCAAGACAATCAAAAACGTTACCGGTTCACCCTACCCAGTGAGTAAATCACGGATACTTTGTGCACTGAGCGTAGACGCACTGTGCTGTTTTGGTGCAAAAAATTTTCAAGCTGTACGAAAATCTTACAACCTCGATGCCTTTCCCGAGCCCTGGCACGGTCCTGTCAGGACCCTGTCGCACCGTTTGCGCCATGTTGGTGCGTCAGCTTGCACAGGTTGATGCCGTGTGTTGAAAAAAATCGTTCGAAGGCCGGGCATCAGGATGGTACGCAGTGATCGATCCGGCGTTCGCGGGTATGCTGCGCATCTGAGTCCGATGCAGGCCTGCGGGCCGCCAAACCGGACAGAACCGATAACGAGCGAGGAGTACACGCGGTGTTCGCTTTAGATCCACGACTGCAACAAGACACATTGCCCATCGGTGATTTCCCGTTGTGCCGGTTGCTCTTGTCCAACGATTCGAACTACCCATGGTTCATCCTCGTGCCGCGGCGGGAAGATATCAGCGAATTGTTTCAATTGGATGACGCTGATCAACAGCAGCTGTGGAAAGAAACCACGGCGCTGGCCGAGACCCTCAAGGATTCGTTCGATGCCGACAAGATGAACGTTGCAACCCTGGGTAACGTCGTCAGTCAATTGCACATGCATGTCATCGTGCGCAAGCGTGATGATGCCGCCTGGCCTGCGCCGGTCTGGGGCAAGCACCCGGCCCTGCCTTATAATGCAGGGCAGGTTGCGGCCATTCGTGAACGGTTGCGAGTGGCCTTGACCGATGATTTCAAGTTTCTGGAGGGCTGAACCATGAACCTTGAAGACCGCGTAACCGATCTGGAAAGCCGCCTGGCGTTTCAGGATGACACCATCCAGGCATTGAACGATGTGCTTGTAGGGCAGCAGCGGATCGTCGAGCGTCTGCAGCTGCAGATGGCGGCGTTGCTCAAGCGCCAGGAAGAAATGGTCGGGCAGTTCGAGTCCTTCGAAGAAGAGGCGCCGCCGCCTCACTACTGACCAGCCCGACTCCCGTTTGACGGGCAATAAAAAACCGCGAGCAGCCTGGCTGCATCGCGGTTTTTTTTACGCTGGGATCAGCGGCGCGGCAGCGCGGCGATCACATCTTCGGCCTGCAGGCCCTTGTCGCGGTTCATTACGGAGAACTCCACGCGCTGGCCTTCCACCAGGACGCGATGGCCTTCGCCGCGAATGGCCCGGAAATGCACGAAAATGTCATCGCCGGAGTCGCGGGAGATGAAGCCGAACCCTTTGGACGTGTTGAACCACTTCACCGTGCCGGTATCGCGGTTGGACATGTCGTAGTTCTGCGTAGCGGCGGCCGGCGACGACTTCTTGTAGAAGCTGACGGCCAGGTGCAGTGCCACGGCGAGCAGGGCTGCGCCCAGGCTGAACAGAATGGCCGGTTGACCGCCGATTTCCGGCATGGGCGCCAGCAGGGCCAGGGTTTGCAGGGCAACGGCCAGCACCAGCAGGACGCTGACCAGGTTTTGCAGTTGGTGACGTGGACCTTTGTTCCAGTAAGGGATAACAGGTGCGAGGGTCAGGTTGAGCAGGCCGAAAAAGGCCAGGTACAGTGCATCGGGGTGTTGCAGGTAAGGTGTGGCTTCGGAACCCAGGCTAGGGATGAAGGACAGCAGCAGGGCAGCTGCGCCCATTAGCAAGTGGACGATTTTCAACATTTTGATTGGCTCACGGTTAAGACAGATCACAAGGAAGAGCGGGTCGGGCACGGTTCGCTTCGAAACAATGAGAGGCGTTGGACACGCACCCGAATCAGCCTATGCGCCACACCTGGGAAAATAAGCGTAGCGACACACTGCCTATTTAACAGCAAAGCCCCGGCCTTCTCAAACTCGTTACGGGCACGTACCGCGCTGTTCGTCGGCCAGAAAAGACCCGCCGGTGCTCGAAGGTGCCAGGCAAGCGGCGTTGAATTCCCTGGGGGATCGGAACCGCCCGCTGTCCCGGCTTGTCGGTTCAGGAGGGCTGGCGATCTGTCGCAGGCCATAGGCGGCCAAAACCACTAGAGTTTGGGGCGTTGTCCAATTCATCACCGTCAGGAGATCAACCAACATGGCAATTGACATCGGTATCAGTGAAGAAGACCGCAAATCCATCGTCGACGGGCTGTCGCGCCTGCTGTCGGACACCTATGTGCTGTATCTCAAGACCCACAATTTTCACTGGAACGTCACGGGGCCGATGTTTCGGACCCTGCACCTGATGTTCGAGGAGCAATACAACGAGCTGGCCCTGGCGGTGGACTTGATCGCCGAGCGAATCCGCGCCCTGGGCTTCCCGGCCCCGGGTGCCTACTCGGTGTACGCGCGCTTGTCTTCTATCAAGGAAGAGGAAGGCGTGCCTGGCGCCGAAGACATGATCCGGCAACTGGTCGAGGGCCAGGAAGCCGTGACGCGTACGGCCCGTGGCATCTTTCCTTTATTGGACAAGGTCAGTGATGAGCCTACCGCCGACCTGCTGACCCAGCGCATGCAGGTTCATGAAAAGACCGCGTGGATGTTGCGCGCGTTGCTTGAAGGCCAGTAAACCCCAGGCCAGTGATGACGTGATGCGGGCATCATTCCCTGCCCCTGGCGTGTAGGACGGCGTAACTCGTCGCCTGCCTGCTGTTGGCTTGTCCTACGTCCATGGCCATAAAGTCGTCTGGAACTGGCGATGCCGTTGAGCTTCCATAGAGCCACAGATGGGGTGCCCCAACTGAAAGGCTCGTATGGCAAAGGAGTGTCAACGGTATGATTCAAGGAAAAGATCCGGGGGAGGGTGTGCATGGACGCTTTCAGTCCATCAGCGTCGATCCATTCGTCAGGGGGTTCGATATGCAGTTGGCCCGCCCCCTGGCCCGATCCATTCGTCTGAACGGGTTCGCCACCTGTCTGCGGCTGGAGCAGGTCTATTGGGATATCCTCGGCGAGATGGCCCAGCTCAACGGCTGTTCCATCAGTACGTTGCTGTCCCATGTGGACAGGGAGGTGCATCTGCGCCATGGCGGCGTGCGCAACTTCAGCGCGCTGGTGCGTGTGGTCTGCGTGGTGCACAGTTTGAAGGACACCGCGTTGGAGGTCGCGGACAGCCATTGATGGGGTACCTGCCCTGTTGATGGCTGAGTCGGACCGCAAGCGGCCTGTGCGCTTACGGCTGCACAGGCTGCATTTAATGGATATAATCCCGCTCTTTGCCGCAAAGCCCAGCCTTTGCGCGTGTAACCTGATCGCCGAGACAACCCCATGCCGATGTACGACTATCAATGTGCTTCCTGTGGTCATCAGATGGAAGCCATTCAAAAGATCAGCGCGGCACCGCTGGTCGACTGCCCTGCCTGCCAGGCGCCAGAACTGAAAAAGATGCTGTCCATGCCTGGTTTCCGCCTCGGTGGCACAGGCTGGTATGAAACCGACTTCAAGACCGGCGCCAAGAAGAATTTGGCCGGTGGCGACAAAGCTGATTGAGCTGAACACGCGCGAGTGCTTGCACGGGCAGGTCCTCCAACCGAATTTCGAATTACGAGAAGTGAAACCACTACCATGATGCGCAGCCATTATTGCGGCCAACTGAACGAAAGCCTGGAAGGTCAGGAAGTTACTCTTTGCGGATGGGTCCATCGTCGCCGTGACCATGGCGGGGTGATTTTCCTCGATATCCGTGATCGTGAAGGCCTGGCCCAGGTGGTGTTCGATCCGGACCGCGCTGACACCTTCGCCACCGCCGACCGCGTGCGCAGCGAATACGTGGTCAAGATCACCGGCAAGGTGCGCCTGCGTCCGGCCGGTGCTGGCAACGCCAACATGGCGTCCGGCATGATCGAAGTGCTGGGTTACGAGCTGGAAGTGCTCAACGAATCGGAAACCCCGCCGTTCCCACTCAACGAATACTCCGACGTGGGCGAAGAAACCCGCCTGCGCTACCGCTTCATCGACCTGCGTCGCCCGGAAATGGCCGAGAAGCTGCGCCTGCGTTCGCGCATGACCACCAGCATCCGTCGCTACCTGGACGAGAACGGCTTCCTCGATGTCGAGACGCCAATCCTGACCCGTGCCACGCCGGAAGGCGCCCGCGACTACCTGGTGCCGAGCCGTACCCACCCCGGCAGCTTCTTCGCCTTGCCGCAATCGCCACAGTTGTTCAAGCAACTGCTGATGGTGGCCGGGTTCGATCGCTACTACCAGATCGCCAAGTGCTTCCGCGACGAAGACCTGCGTGCCGACCGTCAGCCTGAGTTCACTCAGATCGACATCGAGACCAGCTTCCTCGACGAAAAAGACATCATGGGCCTGACCGAAGGCATGATCCGCAACCTGTTCAAGGAAGTGCTGGGTCTGGAATTCGGCGAGTTCCCGCACATGACCTTCGAAGAGGCCATGCGTCGCTACGGTTCCGACAAGCCGGACCTGCGTAACCCGCTGGAGCTGGTGGACGTGGCCGACCAGCTCAAGGAAGTCGATTTCAAGGTGTTCAGCGGCCCGGCCAACGACCCGAAATGCCGTATCGCGGCCCTGCGCGTTCCTGGCGGGGCCAGCATGCCGCGCAAGCAGATCGACGACTACACCAAGTTCGTCGGCATCTACGGTGCCAAGGGCCTGGCCTACATCAAGGTCAACGAGCGCGCCGCGGGTGTTGATGGCCTGCAATCGCCGATCGTGAAAAACATCCCTGAAGCCAACCTCAATGTGATCCTCGATCGCGTGGGTGCGGTTGACGGTGACATCGTGTTCTTCGGTGCCGACAAGGCCA
The sequence above is drawn from the Pseudomonas sp. St316 genome and encodes:
- a CDS encoding OprD family porin, with translation MRVMKWSMIALAVSASVSQFAVASSQEESKGFFEDQSLKVLTRALYMNRDFKNNASTTQSYREETGLAARATYESGFTQGTVGFGIDALANGMVKLDSGRGRTGNGMFGSDSDGRPEDTQSIAGGAVKFRLSDTVLKYGSQYVASPVLSTDDSRLLPEVATGTLITSKEIKGLELSAGHFTAISGQNHMGHDSINGTGLKSADIAGATYQFTDNFVAGIAASDVEDNYKKKYINLNYTLPINEDQSLNFDFNGYDSKDQGQKLSGDVDNRIWSLAAAYAIGAHKFTLAHQRSTGSSGYAYGADGNGTIFLANSIQYSDFNGEDERSWQARYDLNMKTYGVPGLSFMTRYVKGDNISTGADEGKEHELDFETKYVMQSGPAKDLSFRLRSAFYRANTSYNGINGNDNNDFRVIVEYPLSIL
- a CDS encoding HIT domain-containing protein — protein: MFALDPRLQQDTLPIGDFPLCRLLLSNDSNYPWFILVPRREDISELFQLDDADQQQLWKETTALAETLKDSFDADKMNVATLGNVVSQLHMHVIVRKRDDAAWPAPVWGKHPALPYNAGQVAAIRERLRVALTDDFKFLEG
- a CDS encoding SlyX family protein, yielding MNLEDRVTDLESRLAFQDDTIQALNDVLVGQQRIVERLQLQMAALLKRQEEMVGQFESFEEEAPPPHY
- a CDS encoding cold-shock protein, producing MLKIVHLLMGAAALLLSFIPSLGSEATPYLQHPDALYLAFFGLLNLTLAPVIPYWNKGPRHQLQNLVSVLLVLAVALQTLALLAPMPEIGGQPAILFSLGAALLAVALHLAVSFYKKSSPAAATQNYDMSNRDTGTVKWFNTSKGFGFISRDSGDDIFVHFRAIRGEGHRVLVEGQRVEFSVMNRDKGLQAEDVIAALPRR
- a CDS encoding Dps family protein yields the protein MAIDIGISEEDRKSIVDGLSRLLSDTYVLYLKTHNFHWNVTGPMFRTLHLMFEEQYNELALAVDLIAERIRALGFPAPGAYSVYARLSSIKEEEGVPGAEDMIRQLVEGQEAVTRTARGIFPLLDKVSDEPTADLLTQRMQVHEKTAWMLRALLEGQ
- a CDS encoding ribbon-helix-helix domain-containing protein, with protein sequence MIQGKDPGEGVHGRFQSISVDPFVRGFDMQLARPLARSIRLNGFATCLRLEQVYWDILGEMAQLNGCSISTLLSHVDREVHLRHGGVRNFSALVRVVCVVHSLKDTALEVADSH
- a CDS encoding zinc ribbon domain-containing protein, yielding MPMYDYQCASCGHQMEAIQKISAAPLVDCPACQAPELKKMLSMPGFRLGGTGWYETDFKTGAKKNLAGGDKAD
- the aspS gene encoding aspartate--tRNA ligase, whose protein sequence is MMRSHYCGQLNESLEGQEVTLCGWVHRRRDHGGVIFLDIRDREGLAQVVFDPDRADTFATADRVRSEYVVKITGKVRLRPAGAGNANMASGMIEVLGYELEVLNESETPPFPLNEYSDVGEETRLRYRFIDLRRPEMAEKLRLRSRMTTSIRRYLDENGFLDVETPILTRATPEGARDYLVPSRTHPGSFFALPQSPQLFKQLLMVAGFDRYYQIAKCFRDEDLRADRQPEFTQIDIETSFLDEKDIMGLTEGMIRNLFKEVLGLEFGEFPHMTFEEAMRRYGSDKPDLRNPLELVDVADQLKEVDFKVFSGPANDPKCRIAALRVPGGASMPRKQIDDYTKFVGIYGAKGLAYIKVNERAAGVDGLQSPIVKNIPEANLNVILDRVGAVDGDIVFFGADKAKIVSEALGALRIKLGHDLKLLTCEWAPMWVVDFPMFEENDDGSFSALHHPFTAPKCSPQELEANPATALSRAYDMVLNGTELGGGSIRIHRKEMQQAVFRLLGINEAEQEEKFGFLLDALKYGAPPHGGLAFGLDRLVMLMTGAQSIREVIAFPKTQSAADVMTQAPGVVDAKALRELHIRLREQPKAE